From Syngnathus scovelli strain Florida chromosome 14, RoL_Ssco_1.2, whole genome shotgun sequence, one genomic window encodes:
- the ktn1 gene encoding kinectin isoform X3, translating into MALDIYDSQYLLILVPLLVVALLFLFFILFTKETSYDEVLARQKRDLKLPPSKPDVRKKTEKKKSKKKESATAAGGGGGGGESEEDQGDFEAAAGAHSYTLELVEEPVVRADPAPPPPSMPVPASTEASAGLRERKKKEKKAAKAAAVATAAAAATAAAAAAATSPPLVELEVNSSKLMGYKAEPPLVSSKKPRPPSPKLEVQVQVTQTSAVGQTPPQASKKKEKKKQKMEAVNDQQPEPIKVEQAPVKQEAPLVAETKVLSNAAPSAPSGKKGGKKQKTEQVNPIEESHVLTDSAASVNHQTAQNNDVPSKGKKQKNETDKENKEVKLKELLSGLSSITLSEAEAVRLITVLREKSPSAADAWQKSAAKSDPAAQEQGRLLTTLQEEASIAKDKVKQLSQELQVSKQKTGRVEAMMREQCSAMQKELGNMQAKAQGSYQELQTMQLKFQQVREQLESQITRLQQENGILRDAVSTATNQMESKNTAEMNKLRSDYAALMIELADKNAKLQQEEHQRKSLEVNYKQNVSQLEAQLQDAKRRWEELQNFLHSVNVDREKLQASKQELHNQLVTAENEMNNKNKELQTLHSSLTEAMVSKERLEQRVRELLEMSQHSMPDDSIQARAQELINENKGLQAQKETLQAQNENLHAQISTQVSHVSHIEELQKLLADKELQRKSLEDSLNAERSSGASRETNMQALHNDNMSMKAEIQSLRAQIADQTASLLAFDQIQRSAQEKEENMKTVESLLEKGLIEVANKEEELKTVREENEALKQKLVALEGKVADQVSSESTVQELHSKIQERDLKLKSMEDNLEAAQEGYSAKAQAAEALEQQFAALQVAMEQLKQKEPSEELSRLYNQLQVLQAQLTMKDQEIQHLQTEMREKLEQAHQQRTVSAVPSPELLTALSEKEKQVAQLESELCELKEALELHRKKNNDNQATLALSEAECRNYLHRLLPHVPLPNDQNHQEWLCSFANNLMESSPPQSTHVSGYSEEMSEKLKEAEEAQRILQVDCETYKKVLAETEGILQRLQSSVEQEESRWKVKVEQSQVELREMSQKVTTLEQEIERLSDGAELENLRREKQHLESELERAERESATYVTEVRELKDLLTELQTRLDGSYTEAIRQNEELNLLKMQLTETLTKLEAEVKERQQVARDLYKAQQSLDLIQGELSKVTDNSEGLIENSSLSSQRDELEKNEKMTAGLNQTVFELQQQLQSISRQLTKDAEADRDVLKV; encoded by the exons ATGGCGCTGGATATCTACGACTCTCAGTACCTACTCATCCTGGTCCCATTACTGGTTGttgccctcctcttcctcttcttcatacTCTTCACAAAGGAAACCTCCTATGATGAGGTGCTGGCCCGGCAGAAACGTGACCTCAAGTTACCACCATCCAAGCCAGATGTCCgcaagaagacagaaaaaaagaagagtAAGAAGAAGGAGAGTGCAACTGCGGCAGGTGGAGGAGGCGGCGGAGGTGAATCTGAGGAGGACCAGGGAGACTTTGAGGCAGCTGCTGGTGCCCACAGCTACACGCTGGAGTTGGTTGAGGAGCCAGTGGTTAGAGCAGATCCTGCTCCACCACCACCTTCAATGCCAGTTCCAGCTTCAACAGAGGCTTCTGCTGGTTTGAGGGAGAGAaagaagaaggagaaaaaaGCTGCAAAGGCTGCCGCTGTAGCaacagcagctgcagcagcaacagcagccgcAGCAGCTGCAGCAACATCTCCTCCACTCGTGGAGCTAGAAGTAAATAGCTCCAAACTGATGGGGTACAAAGCAGAGCCGCCTCTAGTTTCCAGCAAAAAACCCAGACCACCTTCTCCAAAGCTTGAGGTCCAGGTTCAAGTTACTCAGACATCTGCTGTGGGTCAGACTCCCCCACAGGCATctaagaagaaggagaagaagaagcaaaAGATGGAGGCAG TGAATGACCAACAGCCAGAACCCATTAAAGTTGAGCAGGCACCAGTTAAGCAGGAAGCTCCTCTTGTGGCCGAAACCAAAGTTCTCTCTAATGCAGCTCCGAGTGCTCCCAGTGGAAAGAAGGGCGGCAAGAAACAGAAGACTGAGCAGG TCAATCCAATTGAGGAGTCCCACGTTCTGACTGACTCGGCAGCTTCTGTCAACCACCAGACGGCCCAAAACAATGACGTACCTTCTAAAGGAAAGAAACAGAAGAATGAGACAGACAAAG AGAACAAGGAGGTGAAACTCAAGGAGCTGCTCTCAGGTCTGTCCTCCATCACCCTGTCTGAAGCTGAGGCTGTCAGATTGATTACTGTCCTCCGGGAGAAGAGCCCGAGCGCTGCCGATGCCTGGCAGAAA TCTGCTGCTAAATCTGATCCGGCTGCTCAGGAACAAGGGCGGCTCCTAACCACGCTTCAAGAGGAGGCATCCATTGCCAAGGATAAAGTCAAACAACTCAGCCAG GAGCTCCAAGTTTCGAAGCAGAAGACAGGCCGGGTGGAGGCCATGATGCGAGAGCAATGTTCAGCAATGCAGAAAGAGCTGGGCAACATGCAGGCCAAAGCACAAGGAAGCTACCAGGAGCTCCAGACAATGCAGCTCAAG TTCCAGCAGGTGAGGGAGCAGCTGGAGAGTCAGATCACTCGGCTGCAGCAGGAGAATGGCATCCTGCGGGATGCAGTCAGCACAGCCACCAACCAGATGGAGAGCAA GAATACCGCCGAGATGAACAAACTGCGTTCTGATTACGCAGCGCTGATGATCGAGTTGGCGGACAAAAACGCCAAGCTGCAGCAGGAGGAACACCAGAGGAAGTCGCTGGAAGTCAACTACAAGCAGAATGTGTCTCAGCTGGAG GCCCAACTACAAGATGCTAAGCGACGCTGGGAGGAACTGCAAAACTTCCTTCATAGTGTCAATGTTGACCGAGAAAAACTTCAGGCCTCGAAGCAAG AACTCCACAATCAGCTGGTGACAGCAGAGAatgagatgaacaataagaataAAGAGCTTCAGACCCTCCATAGCAGCCTGACTGAAGCCATGGTCTCAAAGGAGAGACTGGAGCAAAGAGTGAGGGAGCTTCTGGAGATGTCCCAGCACAGTATGCCGGATGACTCCATACAGGCTCGTGCACAG GAGCTCATAAATGAAAACAAAGGTCTTCAGGCCCAAAAGGAAACACTGCAAGCACAAAATGAGAACCTGCATGCCCAGATCTCGACACAG GTCAGCCACGTCTCCCACATTGAGGAGCTACAGAAGCT ACTGGCTGACAAGGAGTTGCAGAGAAAGAgcctggaggattctttgaatgCCGAGCGGAGCAGCGGCGCCAGTCGAGAAACGAACATGCAG gccttGCACAACGACAATATGTCGATGAAGGCAGAGATTCAGAGTCTGCGGGCACAGATTGCTGATCAG ACTGCCTCCCTGCTGGCATTCGACCAGATCCAGAGGAG TGCACAAGAAAAAGAGGAGAACATGAAAACTGTCGAGAGCCTACTGGAGAAGGGCCTAATCGAAGTGGCCAACAAAGAGGAGGAACTAAAG ACTGTGAGAGAGGAGAATGAAGCACTAAAGCAAAAATTGGTGGCCCTTGAAGGAAAAGTGGCTGATCAG GTATCGTCTGAGTCAACTGTGCAAGAACTGCATAGCAA GATCCAAGAGAGAGATTTGAAGCTGAAGTCAATGGAGGACAATCTGGAGGCAGCACAAGAAGGCTACTCAGCCAAAGCACAGGCTGCCGAG GCTCTGGAGCAGCAGTTTGCTGCTCTGCAGGTAGCAATGGAGCAGCTAAAACAGAAGGAGCCATCAGAAGAGCTCAGCAGATTATATAACCAGCTCCAAGTACTCCAAGCTCA ACTCACTATGAAAGACCAGGAGATCCAGCACCTACAGACCGAGATGAGAGAGAAGTTAGAGCAGGCACATCAACAG CGGACAGTTAGTGCAGTACCAAGCCCCGAACTACTAACAGC GTTGTCCGAGAAAGAGAAGCAAGTTGCACAACTGGAGAGTGAGCTGTGTGAGCTGAAGGAAGCTCTGGAGCTTCACAGAAAGAAGAACAAT GACAACCAGGCGACACTGGCGCTGTCTGAGGCGGAGTGCCGCAATTATCTGCACCGACTTTTGCCCCACGTGCCTCTGCCCAACGATCAA AATCATCAGGAGTGGCTCTGCAGTTTTGCGAATAATCTCATGGAGAGTTCACCGCCACAATCCACACATGTTTCAGGGTATTCTGAG GAAATGTCTGAGAAGCTGAAAGAAGCCGAGGAAGCCCAAAGGATTCTACAGGTCGACTGTGAGACATACAAGAAAGTTTTGGCAGAAACG GAGGGCATCCTACAGCGCCTCCAGAGCAGTGTGGAACAGGAAGAGTCCAGATGGAAGGTGAAGGTGGAGCAATCGCAGGTGGAGCTTAGAGAG ATGAGCCAGAAAGTCACAACTCTGGAGCAGGAGATTGAAAGACTAAGTGATGGAGCCGAGTTGGAAAAT TTGAGACGGGAAAAGCAGCACTTGGAGTCCGAGTTGGAGAGGGCAGAGCGTGAGAGTGCCACATATGTAACAGAGGTCCGAGAG CTCAAAGATCTGTTGACTGAATTGCAGACCAGACTTGATGGCTCATATACAGAAGCCATCAGGCAGAATGAGGAGCTGAATTTG CTGAAAATGCAGCTCACGGAGACGCTAACCAAACTGGAGGCAGAAGTGAAGGAGCGGCAGCAGGTTGCGCGTGATCTCTATAAG GCCCAGCAGTCTTTGGACCTGATCCAAGGGGAGCTCTCCAAAGTGACAGACAACTCTGAGGGTCTGATAGAGAACAGCAGTTTGTCCTCACAGAGA GACGAGCTTGAGAAAAATGAAAAGATGACTGCAGGACTTAACCAAACAGTCTTTGAATTGCAGCAGCAGCTACAAAGTATCAGCCGACAACTCACCAAGGATGCG GAGGCTGACAGAGATGTGTTGAAGGTATAG